In Gemmatimonadota bacterium, the following are encoded in one genomic region:
- a CDS encoding PD40 domain-containing protein, with protein sequence MRTAVAVLASLLVLAPATPAAAQYLTRPALKWETIETAHFRFHFPAEMRTWVVPVAERMESVSSSVNTMVGNAPTARVTVMVEDPSNVSNGFAVPLLEGPVIFLWPTPPTPGPSFGQHRGWGEILAVHEYGHIAHLTFPPRNPNERFVWRLLPTRIGPVARKSPAWVIEGYATYIEGKLTANGRPNSAGRAAVLRAWALEGRLPTYGQLNNAAPYLGGSMRYLVGSAFLEWLVARKGEESLNHLWRRMSARQRRSFAEAFRGVYGAGPDDLYGAFYTEVMEKSLDARRQLQSPGVVEGDLVQKLAWATGEPAVSRDGAQVAVVLRSPNTPSRVVVWGAKDEPLDSAVVRARQRMLQRDPQDVAPFDSFPAPRRARKTLFAVAGRGHDQPRWFSDGERLLVSRDEPLGDGAFRPDLFIWNTRRGGVRRVTRGAGIRSADPAPDGKSAAAVRCRGGVCDLVRVDLASGRLTTITAGSPFVVWHRPRWSPDGSRIAASVQRDGRWWTFVVNPATGAASPVDPGDGASRYAPAWTRDGKLVVVSERGGVPNLELLDPETAAPRPLTRVTGAVAAPDVGPDGQVWYLALHAKGYDVRRLSIARAVSSLGDRMVALEPRLAPAAPPTPPGRGATFAPQPVRGPSDYGTGPRAWRILPGISLGPDGDMASLMLANMDPVGRLSVVAQGGYGQRGAWRGGSLATTLRLSPIEVETSAWYTEHAPSEQAAGSFASLDIDSRFTGLGLAARVNRNGGAWGYALRAGGSVGQVNGNQLDGAGRVMGFADLRGRLTWTWHGLTVSPQVYAQLAQGGTGGDSWSRGFTTGALTLGGPNRSLRAEASVGTTTTAGPGEFGRAFEQFAVGGGVLPFFDRAYLTQRVSIPSVPVGYASGRKLGIGRLSTRLYSVEPYAIWVAAGDKLTRYQRILGAEREFDVPGIGFARLPGTHIRAGIGYSMDEPYKEKIRPYLSVTYRP encoded by the coding sequence ATGCGCACCGCCGTCGCGGTGCTCGCTTCCCTGCTCGTCCTCGCGCCGGCGACGCCGGCTGCCGCCCAGTACCTCACGCGTCCGGCGCTCAAGTGGGAGACGATCGAGACGGCGCACTTCCGGTTCCACTTTCCCGCCGAGATGCGGACGTGGGTGGTCCCCGTCGCCGAGCGCATGGAGTCGGTGTCGTCGTCGGTGAACACGATGGTGGGCAACGCCCCCACGGCGCGGGTCACGGTGATGGTCGAGGATCCGTCCAACGTCTCGAACGGCTTCGCGGTCCCGCTGCTCGAGGGGCCGGTGATCTTCCTCTGGCCGACGCCGCCAACGCCCGGGCCATCGTTCGGACAGCATCGCGGGTGGGGCGAGATCCTCGCGGTGCACGAGTACGGCCACATCGCGCACCTCACCTTTCCACCGCGCAACCCTAACGAGCGCTTCGTCTGGCGGTTGCTCCCGACGCGCATCGGCCCGGTCGCGCGCAAGTCACCGGCGTGGGTCATCGAGGGCTACGCGACGTACATCGAAGGCAAGCTCACCGCCAACGGTCGCCCCAACTCAGCGGGGCGCGCCGCGGTGTTGCGCGCGTGGGCGCTGGAGGGGCGGCTCCCGACGTACGGGCAGCTGAACAACGCCGCGCCATACCTGGGGGGATCGATGCGCTACCTCGTGGGGAGCGCCTTCCTGGAATGGCTCGTGGCGCGCAAGGGCGAGGAGAGCCTCAACCACCTGTGGCGCCGGATGAGCGCGCGGCAGCGCCGGAGCTTTGCCGAGGCATTCCGCGGCGTGTATGGTGCGGGGCCGGACGACCTGTACGGCGCGTTCTACACGGAGGTGATGGAAAAATCACTCGACGCTCGCCGGCAGCTGCAATCTCCGGGCGTGGTCGAGGGAGACCTCGTGCAGAAGCTGGCGTGGGCCACCGGTGAACCGGCGGTGTCGCGCGACGGCGCGCAGGTGGCGGTCGTGCTACGCAGCCCGAACACGCCCTCGCGCGTGGTGGTGTGGGGGGCGAAGGACGAGCCGCTCGACTCCGCGGTGGTGCGGGCGCGACAGCGCATGCTCCAGCGCGACCCGCAGGACGTGGCACCCTTCGACTCCTTCCCCGCACCGAGGCGCGCGCGCAAGACACTGTTCGCCGTGGCCGGGCGCGGCCACGACCAGCCGCGTTGGTTCTCCGATGGCGAGCGCCTCCTGGTGAGCCGCGACGAACCGTTAGGCGACGGCGCCTTCCGCCCGGACCTCTTCATCTGGAACACGCGCCGCGGCGGGGTGCGTCGCGTCACGCGGGGCGCGGGGATCCGCAGCGCCGATCCCGCCCCCGACGGCAAGAGCGCGGCAGCGGTCCGCTGCCGCGGCGGCGTCTGTGACCTGGTGCGCGTCGACCTCGCGAGCGGACGACTGACCACCATCACCGCGGGGTCGCCGTTCGTCGTCTGGCACCGTCCGCGCTGGTCGCCCGACGGCTCGCGCATCGCCGCCAGCGTCCAGCGCGATGGCCGATGGTGGACCTTCGTCGTGAACCCGGCGACGGGGGCCGCATCGCCGGTCGATCCCGGCGACGGTGCCAGTCGGTACGCCCCGGCGTGGACGCGAGACGGCAAGCTCGTCGTGGTGAGCGAGCGCGGTGGGGTCCCGAACCTCGAACTGCTCGATCCGGAAACGGCGGCGCCCCGCCCCCTCACCCGAGTGACCGGCGCGGTGGCGGCGCCCGATGTGGGGCCCGACGGACAGGTCTGGTACCTGGCGCTGCACGCAAAGGGATACGACGTGCGGCGGCTGTCGATCGCCCGGGCGGTGTCGTCGTTAGGCGACCGGATGGTCGCGCTCGAGCCACGCCTCGCGCCGGCCGCTCCCCCAACGCCACCGGGACGTGGCGCGACCTTCGCCCCGCAGCCCGTTCGCGGCCCCAGCGACTACGGCACCGGGCCACGCGCCTGGCGCATCCTCCCCGGGATAAGCCTCGGCCCCGATGGCGACATGGCCTCGCTGATGCTCGCCAACATGGACCCGGTCGGGCGCCTGAGCGTCGTCGCGCAGGGAGGCTACGGCCAGCGCGGCGCATGGCGCGGCGGCTCGCTGGCCACCACCCTGCGCCTGTCACCCATCGAAGTGGAAACGAGCGCGTGGTACACGGAACACGCCCCGTCGGAGCAGGCGGCGGGGAGCTTCGCCTCGCTCGACATCGACTCCCGCTTCACCGGGTTAGGGCTCGCCGCGCGGGTCAACCGCAATGGCGGCGCCTGGGGCTACGCGCTGCGTGCCGGCGGAAGTGTCGGGCAGGTGAACGGGAACCAGCTCGATGGCGCCGGGCGCGTCATGGGATTCGCCGACCTGCGCGGAAGACTCACGTGGACCTGGCATGGCCTGACCGTCTCGCCGCAGGTGTACGCGCAGCTCGCGCAGGGGGGAACGGGGGGCGACAGTTGGTCGCGTGGCTTCACGACGGGGGCACTCACGCTCGGCGGACCCAATCGTTCGTTGCGCGCCGAGGCCAGTGTCGGCACCACCACCACCGCCGGGCCGGGTGAGTTCGGGCGCGCCTTCGAGCAGTTTGCCGTCGGCGGCGGCGTGCTCCCCTTCTTTGACCGCGCGTACCTCACGCAGCGCGTGTCGATTCCATCCGTCCCGGTGGGCTACGCCTCCGGGCGCAAGCTCGGCATCGGGCGCCTCTCGACGCGACTCTATTCCGTGGAGCCGTACGCGATCTGGGTTGCGGCTGGCGACAAGCTGACGCGCTATCAGCGGATTCTGGGGGCGGAACGCGAGTTCGACGTCCCGGGGATCGGCTTCGCGCGTCTCCCGGGGACACACATCCGCGCCGGGATCGGCTACTCGATGGACGAACCCTACAAGGAGAAGATCCGTCCGTACCTGAGCGTCACGTATCGCCCCTGA
- the tilS gene encoding tRNA lysidine(34) synthetase TilS has translation MSPRLPRGHTLSATERIRSSVGSLLSGDDRLVLAVSGGVDSMVLLHAVGEWLAGSVPAASLRERVTVATFDHGTGAHATSAVAHVRRSAEAHGLAVVAGRADAPLQGEAAWRDARWRFLRRLARERGATVVTAHTRDDHLETIVMRTLRGSGARGLSALLAPSPVRRPLLECSRSDVLGFAQEVGLTWVDDPSNGERAYLRNRVRLDLLPAMREANPGFDEAMLALARRAAALRTACAAAVAPLVEEVGPGRVVARGITDASWEPGARALLWQSLAEMGGIVLDWRGTTRLARFSADGRTGTRIPLSGGYEAVHRHDVIELRRRPVRAGASAALDVAAETVFGDWRFRPLAMTSLQERDERGVPDRHDAWSAWLPADGSLEVRAWRAGDRMTSSGSQPRRVKRFFADRRVAAADREGWPVIVADGEIVWIPGVRRGLAATVRSGRPRVCIICERLRS, from the coding sequence GTGTCTCCCCGTCTCCCCCGAGGCCACACGCTGTCCGCCACTGAGCGCATTCGCTCGTCGGTCGGTTCCCTCCTGTCGGGCGACGACCGGCTGGTCCTCGCCGTTTCGGGCGGCGTCGATTCCATGGTGCTGTTGCACGCCGTGGGGGAGTGGCTCGCGGGCTCGGTGCCCGCGGCGTCGCTGCGCGAGCGCGTGACGGTGGCGACCTTCGACCACGGGACCGGAGCGCATGCCACCTCGGCCGTGGCGCACGTTAGGCGATCGGCCGAGGCGCACGGGCTGGCCGTCGTGGCTGGACGTGCCGACGCGCCGCTGCAAGGAGAAGCGGCGTGGCGCGACGCCCGCTGGCGCTTTCTGCGCCGCCTGGCGCGCGAGCGTGGGGCAACCGTCGTGACGGCCCATACACGAGACGACCACCTCGAGACGATCGTGATGCGTACCCTCAGGGGGAGTGGGGCCCGCGGCCTCAGCGCCCTCCTCGCCCCCTCACCGGTGCGGCGTCCGCTGCTCGAGTGCTCGCGAAGCGACGTGCTGGGCTTTGCTCAGGAAGTGGGGCTCACGTGGGTCGACGATCCCAGCAACGGCGAGCGCGCCTACCTCCGCAATCGCGTGCGGCTCGATCTCCTCCCCGCGATGCGGGAGGCGAACCCCGGCTTCGATGAGGCGATGCTCGCACTGGCTCGGCGGGCGGCCGCCCTGCGCACCGCCTGCGCTGCCGCCGTCGCCCCGCTCGTCGAGGAGGTGGGGCCGGGACGCGTGGTGGCCCGCGGCATCACCGACGCCTCGTGGGAGCCCGGCGCGCGCGCGCTCCTCTGGCAGTCGCTCGCCGAGATGGGGGGGATCGTCCTCGATTGGCGCGGAACGACGCGCCTCGCGCGCTTCAGCGCCGACGGGCGCACGGGAACGCGAATTCCGTTGTCCGGCGGGTATGAAGCGGTGCATCGTCACGACGTCATCGAGTTGCGACGTCGCCCGGTTCGCGCGGGGGCGAGCGCCGCGCTCGATGTCGCCGCGGAAACCGTCTTTGGCGACTGGCGCTTTCGGCCGCTCGCCATGACTAGCTTGCAGGAGCGCGACGAGCGCGGAGTGCCCGATCGGCACGATGCGTGGAGCGCGTGGCTCCCCGCCGACGGCTCATTGGAAGTGCGCGCGTGGAGAGCGGGGGATCGCATGACCTCGTCAGGCAGCCAGCCGAGGCGGGTGAAGCGATTCTTCGCCGACCGGCGGGTGGCCGCCGCCGATCGCGAGGGGTGGCCTGTTATCGTAGCAGATGGCGAGATTGTCTGGATTCCCGGAGTGCGCCGCGGCCTCGCGGCAACCGTTCGGTCCGGTCGACCGAGAGTCTGCATCATCTGTGAACGCCTCCGTAGTTGA
- the hpt gene encoding hypoxanthine phosphoribosyltransferase: MARLSGFPECAAASRQPFGPVDRESASSVNASVVDPRLEGRSVKRIAFPADLIAARVAELGRDITAAYPDGDLLVLGLLKGSFIFLSDLVRCIHRPLKVDFLVASSYGNETVSSGFVRLVYDPETELEGKHILLVEDIVDSGRTLSRVMALLQERHPRSLEVCALLDKHIATHLTYPPKFSGFDAPHEFLVGYGLDHAESFRHLPYIASLQ, translated from the coding sequence ATGGCGAGATTGTCTGGATTCCCGGAGTGCGCCGCGGCCTCGCGGCAACCGTTCGGTCCGGTCGACCGAGAGTCTGCATCATCTGTGAACGCCTCCGTAGTTGATCCGCGACTCGAAGGGCGCTCCGTCAAGCGCATTGCCTTTCCCGCCGACCTCATCGCCGCGCGTGTGGCGGAGCTCGGACGCGACATCACAGCGGCGTATCCCGATGGCGACCTTCTCGTCCTTGGGTTATTGAAAGGGAGCTTCATCTTCCTGAGCGACCTGGTGCGCTGTATTCACCGCCCGCTCAAGGTCGATTTCCTCGTCGCCTCGTCGTACGGGAACGAGACCGTTTCGAGCGGATTCGTTCGTTTGGTGTATGATCCGGAAACAGAGCTCGAGGGCAAGCACATTCTGTTAGTAGAAGACATCGTTGATTCCGGACGAACCCTGAGTCGGGTGATGGCTCTCCTGCAGGAGCGGCACCCGCGCTCGCTGGAAGTCTGCGCCTTGCTCGACAAGCACATTGCCACGCACCTGACGTATCCGCCGAAGTTCTCGGGCTTCGATGCCCCCCACGAGTTCCTCGTGGGATATGGCCTCGATCACGCCGAGAGCTTCCGGCATTTGCCGTACATTGCGAGTTTGCAGTAA
- the ftsH gene encoding ATP-dependent zinc metalloprotease FtsH, which produces MPPIPPKKQFNWGRFSKGLSFWILVILIPVAVIQFSGQKGEPATQINYSDYRSELDRGNIAKATIRAGQTVTGEFTQRIMVQGREVKKFTVKLPMTDNPEEVSALREKKVVIDAQEARPSVGTFLLNFLPYFVLIGIWIFLFRQIQAGGAKAFSFGKSKAKLLTGDTPKVTFADVSGCDEAKVELQEIIEFLKDPQKFTKLGGRLPKGALLIGPPGTGKTLLAKAVAGEAGRPFFSMSGSDFVEMFVGVGASRVRDLFEQGKAHAPCIIFIDEIDAVGRHRGAGLGGGHDEREQTLNQLLVEMDGFESNDGVILIAATNRPDVLDPALLRPGRFDRQIVVDAPDLRGREGILRVHLRNKPIADDVDVNKLARGTPGMAGADLANLVNEGALLAARRGHDKIYMTDLEEAKDKVMLGAERKSLVMKEEERRLTAYHEAGHAVCAVMVKGNDPLHKVTIVPRGRALGVAFTLPEDDRVSVTREQLEARLVMAYGGRAAEEIVFGRDRVTTGAASDIQQATAIARRYVTQWGLSDAIGPILVGDNEQEVFLGQQLMSRREVSEKTAQLVDSEVKKVIDDAFSRATQTLTEHRALLDAVAAMLLERETLTREDFEFLVRGEKLPPRAPLPPSSLPPVQVAPIPMAQPKPSAPPLLGGPEVSPA; this is translated from the coding sequence ATGCCGCCGATTCCTCCCAAGAAGCAGTTCAATTGGGGCCGCTTTTCGAAGGGGCTCTCGTTCTGGATCCTCGTGATCCTGATCCCCGTCGCGGTGATCCAGTTCTCAGGCCAGAAGGGTGAGCCCGCGACGCAGATCAACTACTCGGACTATCGCTCCGAGTTGGATCGCGGAAACATCGCCAAGGCCACGATTCGCGCGGGCCAGACGGTCACGGGCGAGTTCACGCAGCGCATCATGGTCCAGGGGCGCGAGGTGAAGAAGTTCACCGTCAAGCTCCCGATGACCGACAACCCCGAGGAAGTCTCGGCGCTGCGCGAAAAGAAGGTGGTCATCGATGCGCAGGAAGCGCGGCCGTCGGTGGGGACCTTCCTGCTGAATTTCCTTCCGTACTTCGTGCTCATCGGGATCTGGATCTTCCTCTTCCGGCAGATTCAGGCCGGCGGCGCGAAGGCCTTCTCGTTCGGCAAGTCGAAGGCGAAGCTCCTCACCGGCGACACGCCGAAGGTGACCTTCGCCGACGTGTCGGGGTGCGACGAAGCCAAGGTCGAGCTGCAAGAAATCATCGAGTTCCTGAAGGATCCGCAGAAGTTCACCAAGCTCGGGGGACGTCTCCCGAAGGGTGCGCTCCTCATCGGGCCGCCGGGAACCGGCAAGACGCTGCTCGCCAAGGCGGTCGCTGGCGAGGCCGGGCGTCCGTTCTTCTCCATGTCGGGCTCTGACTTCGTCGAGATGTTCGTCGGCGTTGGCGCCTCGCGCGTGCGTGACCTGTTCGAGCAGGGCAAGGCGCACGCTCCGTGCATCATCTTCATCGACGAAATCGACGCCGTGGGTCGCCATCGCGGCGCCGGGCTCGGTGGCGGGCACGACGAGCGCGAGCAGACGCTCAACCAGCTCCTCGTCGAGATGGATGGTTTCGAGTCCAACGACGGCGTGATCCTCATCGCGGCGACCAACCGCCCCGACGTCCTCGACCCGGCGCTGCTGCGTCCCGGCCGCTTCGACCGCCAGATCGTGGTCGACGCCCCGGACCTGCGCGGGCGCGAGGGGATCCTGCGCGTGCACCTGCGCAACAAGCCGATTGCCGACGACGTCGACGTCAACAAGCTGGCGCGCGGCACGCCGGGAATGGCGGGGGCCGATCTCGCCAACCTCGTGAACGAAGGCGCACTGCTCGCGGCACGTCGCGGGCACGACAAGATCTACATGACCGACCTCGAAGAGGCGAAGGACAAGGTCATGCTCGGTGCCGAGCGCAAGTCGCTCGTCATGAAGGAAGAGGAGCGGCGCCTGACGGCGTATCACGAGGCAGGACACGCCGTCTGCGCCGTGATGGTCAAGGGGAACGATCCGTTGCACAAGGTGACGATCGTTCCGCGTGGGCGTGCGTTGGGCGTGGCCTTCACGCTCCCCGAGGATGACCGCGTGTCGGTGACGCGCGAGCAGCTCGAGGCGCGCCTGGTGATGGCGTACGGCGGTCGTGCGGCCGAGGAGATCGTCTTCGGGCGTGACCGCGTCACGACGGGGGCAGCGAGCGACATTCAGCAGGCGACGGCGATCGCTCGGCGCTACGTCACCCAGTGGGGACTCTCCGACGCCATCGGCCCCATTCTCGTGGGCGATAACGAGCAGGAAGTCTTCCTCGGGCAGCAGCTCATGAGCCGCCGCGAGGTCTCCGAGAAGACCGCGCAGCTCGTCGATTCCGAGGTGAAGAAGGTCATCGACGACGCGTTCAGCCGCGCCACGCAGACGCTCACGGAGCACCGCGCGCTGCTCGACGCCGTCGCCGCCATGCTGCTCGAGCGCGAGACGCTCACGCGCGAGGACTTCGAGTTCCTTGTGCGTGGCGAGAAGCTCCCGCCGCGTGCGCCGCTGCCGCCGTCGTCGTTGCCGCCGGTCCAGGTCGCGCCGATTCCTATGGCGCAGCCCAAGCCGTCCGCTCCGCCGCTGCTGGGCGGACCTGAGGTCAGCCCGGCATAA